The Silene latifolia isolate original U9 population chromosome Y, ASM4854445v1, whole genome shotgun sequence sequence ggatgtcgggtcgtcaatgatcatcggttaattgCAGcaaaggtcacagattagtcaaTTGTATCAGTCTaaagggcaacgaatatctcctaccggtctcaattcgccctaaaacactaatagcttagcttccgccctcactaaagtgccctaatgctCACTGAAGGTaccaccccttccaaccttccggtctaggtcaaggcttaccaatgttaaataagctaattgcatcaactcaactagcaggatacaattaaagcagtgataAACAACAGAGACATAATAACAATGACAaatctgcaaactaattagcaactaacaatagccatcgactcccctaatcctagcagggagaattagctagacataataaagagAAAaacagaaataaagaaagaaataaacataaacataaataaaggagaaaagggaaagaaagtTACAGTGGAAAAGATCCGGAAAATGAGAAGAAGAAAGTAACAGGAGAAAAAGTACCGTAAAATAGTGTATAAGATAGGGAAGatagttacaaatgacgtccccttcctatttataagaaaatagaacttttatttaacctaatgacggattaaagctaaaaaggcccgagcccaatagaaaccactcgatcgagcccttttaaactactcgatcgagtaaaataaagctccaaccactcgatcgaatagaaaatctactcgatcgattaaaccctataatgcaactactcgatcgagtagaaaaaggactcgatcgaacataattgtactcgatcgagtactttccagcgcacaattcctacttcacgcactgaaattcaaacggctgccattttttcgttacttgggcaaacagggaagttccggtggcgttggaaacttaagaggacaaaatttcatctccaattggaatcactggaaaatcagttgtagaactcaagatatggcGCTTCAAAGTAGGCAcaagtaatttgaagttcttcttttgctcgcctagctatctttcttctttgcgcatctgaAAATAACTACATTCCCgttccaaattcactcttcctccaaatgcatgctaaacggatggtaaaaggctcgatttcaccattttctggttcattcctgcaaataagacaaaacaaaccaaagtagcatattcgggacatttcgtagcataaaactacgataatagcatataaatacgtgcataaaaaggcctaaaaggactatataaaatgcacgtatcaatactCAATAATGATGAGTGTCGAGGTCGAATTGTAAACAAAGAATTCTATTATTGCACATATGTAAAAGTATAATGAAGCGAGATGAGTCTAAAATGAGCATGATGAGTATAAAAGGAATGTGGTTAATGAATCATATTATTAGTAGCTTTTTCGCAGAAAGCTCCCGTAGAGAGAGAAACCTAAAAAAAGCTCCAAAATttaaaaaaccctaaaaaaatcgACCACCTCCTCGCCGGCGACTACTCCGGTCGCCGGCGAGGTTTTTCCAACCTTTTCAATTCGGTTCCTTTCTGCTATTAGTCGATTGCTTTCCTGTTGTTGGAATAAGAGGGATTTTGATTGATCTTCGGTCTGTTCGTTGCTTTCGAGGGTTGTTTATCGATCGTTTGTCGCGGATTCCTTCATCTGGTGCGACTTTCTTGGAGCGCTTTTCTTGCCGGGAGCTGCGTTTTGTGCATCACGGCCGGTGACTTCATCTTCCCTTGGCTTCCTTGTGGGTTTGGTTGCTAATTAATATTCTTGCTCTAGTTTAATAAGTTTACCGAAGCAGCTCTATACTCCTCAAGTTTCAGGGCACAAGAAGCAAAAATCATGATTTGATTTATGAAAAAACATTAAAAAACAAAGCATGTAGTTTTAGTATTTGTGTAACTTCAGTTATTATTTaagaaaatgtaataaaaatggATTTAAGGGTAGAATCTGGATCTCGACCATACGATCCATATACATAttcatatccatatccatatctactgGTTCTAAAATATTAAAATCCATATCCGGTCCGTAGGATCTGGAATCTATTGCCTTCCCTACTTATTATAACCTTTGCTTTAAAAAAAATCCTTCGACCATAAGCTACCTTAGCATATTTTCCACTACACCCACGCCTAtgagcttttgtgcttccttaCCCATTTCAGACAAGTCTTAGGCGTAGAGGTGGTGTGCTGCTTCTGAGCAACGACTTAACAACAGTAGCATACATGATACTTATAACAAGTATGACAAACTTGTGACAAAACAAATGTTTACGCTAGCAACCACAATGAATATCTAACTCCAACCCTCCTTTATCCAGGTTTGGAACCACAATGAATATCATAAAGACACTCACACGACTCACGAGGAGTTATAACATAGAAATTAAACAGCTTAGAGACATAAATATACTTAGAAACAGAAAAAATATTTAGAGCCAGAAAATATGTAATGCAATATCTAGAACCTGGTTGAGCTGTATCTGGTAGGCTGAGTACCCAGTTGTTGACCATGCTGGTGACTTAAGTGAAATACTTTTTCAAGTGGGTgatattccaggatctgggaaccatttgcccttccaGAGTCATGAGTCGGTAGGCTCCATTTCCAACTGCGCTTTCTACTTGGTATGGCCCCTCCCAGTTGTAGGCGAATTTTCCTGCTTGCTGGTTCTTGGTATTCTGGAAGACTTTCCTCGGGACCAGATCTCCCACCTGCAGGGTTCTtacttttacattcttgttatagCTTATGGCAACAGTCTGTCGGTAGGAAGCCATTCTGATCTGGGCGCTGGTTCTGAGTTCATCTATCGTGTCCAGATTGTTTGCCATTTCCACTTGATTCCGATCTtctgttatgcatccatatctgtgggtTGGGACCCTAACTTCGGATGGGATGACTGCTTCTGCTccgaacaccaggctgaagggagtTTGTCCCGTTGCAACCTTtggtgtggttctgtcagcccaaagAACCAGAGGCAGCTCTTCTGCCCACTTGCCCCCAATCTCCTCCAGCTTCTTTTTCAAATTTTCGACGATAATCTTATggctggattcagcttgtccgtTGGATTGGGGGTTCCTAGGAGTAGATTTATGCAACGAGACATTCCACCTAGCGTAAAAAGCTTCTGTCTTATTTCCAATGAATTGGGACCCATTATCACATATAATCTCAGATGGAATGccaaacctgcatatgatattgcgtttaatgaaagatatAACCTGGGTTTCTGTAACCTGGGAGAATGATTCTGCTTCTATTCATTTGGAGAATAAtccgtcatggcgagcatatAGATAATCTGGTGCAGAGGCTCTGTTGGCTGGTGGCTAACGTGGGCGTGCCTCTGACAAGCGTCGCATCTTTTTACGAACTCCATGGCATCTTTGCgtattgtgggccagaagtatccctgCCTCAGTGCCTTGTTGGTCAGGCTCCTGCCCcttgcatggtttccacattctccactacggagagcatgcaaaacagcccgtgactcttcccgatccaggcatctgaggtaggcTCCAGCGAGGGATTTCCTGAATAGAACACcatcaattagtatgaatctggaTGCTCTCATTTTAAAGCTCCTTACCTTCTTTTTATCTGCTGGTAAGACATCATTCTGCAACcagtctaggtagggtttcctccAGTCTGGAGTATTTTCTTCACTGCTGGTGCTGCACACCTTCTCTGCTTCCTGCTGAGATTTTAGTGTTGCTGGCTCCAGTACGTAGACAATTGGTACTGTGGAGATGGTTCCTGctttgaaggttgcccccagggTAGCTAGTGCGTCTGCTTCGGTATTCTGGTCCCTGGGGATCTGCTTGATGTTGAACGTGACAAATCTGATTTTCAGGTCCTTTGCTACGTCTAGGTATGCCATCATCCTGGGATCCCTGGCCGCATAGCAATCATTAACATGGTTAACTATAAGTTTAGAATCACTGCAAAAACGAAGATGTCGATTTTGAGATCGAGCGACTTCGGACCGGGATCGtgcctcatattctgcttcgttgtttgtggctttgaattcacatcaTACAGCCTGGACTATAAGGTCTCCCTGGGGTGACGTGAGGACCAGTCCTACTCCTGCTCCTTTGGCATTTGAGGCTCCGTCCACATGTAGCTCCCATACTTGTTCTCCTTTATCCTCTTCCAGACTCAGAATGTCCTGCTCTGCCTGGGTCTGGAGGGTTGCGCAGAAGTTAGACACAAAGTCTGCCAGAGCCTGAGACTTTATGATCGTACggggttcaaacttcaaatcgtAGCCGCTCAAGTGCACGGACCATTTAGCCATCCTCCCTGACAATTCTGGATTTGTCATGATGGTCTTAAGAGGATAGTTAGTTATTACAGAAATTGTATGAGATTTGAAGTAGGGACCTAATTTATGAGATGCAGTAACTAGTGCGAGGACAAGATTTTCTagtgatgtgtacctggtctctgctagAAGCAGAGACTTACTGGCGTAATACACTGGGTGCTGTGATCCTTCCTGCTCTCGTACTAGTACTGCGCTGACTGCTGCTTCTGTGACTGACAGATACAGGAATAGTGGTTCCCTTGGCTCTGGCTTTGACAAGAGTGGTGGGGTGCTGAGATAAAGTTTCAGCTCCTGAAATGCTTTCTCATGATCGTCCGTCCACTCAAATCTTTGGCTTTTCCTGAGTACATCATAAAATAGCCTGCATCTGTCTGAGAACCTGgatatgaacctgttcagggccgcCACTCTTCCAGTCAGACGCTGGACATCCTTCGGTTTCTGCGGAGACTCCAGCTGCAGAATTGCTTTGATTTGCTcggtgctggcctctatcccccTCTGGGTCACCATATACCCCAGAAATTTCCCACTGGGTACTCCAAAGGTGCATTTCGTAGGATTCAGCATCATTTGATATTCTCTGAGGGTATTGAAAGTTTCTGCCAGATGCTGATGGTGCTGTGAAGCCTGCTTCGATTTGacgaccatatcgtctatgtaCACTTCCATAGTGTGGCCTATttttctttaaacatcatgtttaccAGCCTCTGATAGGTAGATCCTGCATTTTCCAGTCCAAAAGGCATGACATTATAATAATAGATACCTCTCTCAGATCTGAATGCTGTCTTTTCCTGGTCACTGGGGTGCATTTTATCTGGTTATATCCGCTCCAGGCATCCAGGAATGTCAACATCTCGTGtcctgcagtggcatccaccatggCATCTGTGTGTGGTAATGGAAATGGATCCTTTGGGCAAGCTTTATTTAAATCCGTGAAATCGACGCAGAccctccacttcccattcttcttcggaaccaccaccacattagacaaccattctggataCTTTACTTCTCGAATTTTTCCTGCAGCAAGCAGGTTATCTACTTCTTTGTTTATGACCTGGTTCCTTTCAgaagcaaactttcttcttttctgctgcacaggtttatagcttggatccacacttagcttgtgagttatcacacttgggtctatccctatcatatcaTCATGCGACCAAGCAAAGCAGTCTATGTTAGTTCTTAATAACCGAACAAGTTCTTCACGAATTTTACTTGTACACTCAAATCCAATGAGAACAGTTCGTTCTGGATGCAGCCCGTCCAGGATGACTTCGTCTAGCTCTGCCTGCTGAGGCTCAATGTACTCATCCTGGATGCCCTGGCTCTGTAATTGTTATGCGGGCGAGCCGGTTGTTGACTTTAGAGCCACCTTATagcaatccttagcttcttcctggTCCCCGCGTATCTCTTTCACTCCCCAAGGTGTTGGAAACTTTAGACACTGGTGGTACGTTGAGGGAATTGCTTTCAtctcgtggatccagggccttccAAGGATCACATTGCAAGTAGAGGGTCCGTCAATAACTAGATACCTTACCTGCTTGTTTACACCTCCGGCGTAGGTTGGGATGACGATTTCTCTTAGGGAGTGCTTTGTTTCGCCACTGAAACCAACCAAGGGAATTGCCTTCTTTGCTAGATCTTTCTCGGTGAATCCCATGTTTTTGAGTGTCTCTAGCATGATCAAGTTGACGGAGCTTCCGTTGTCCACCAAGATCTTTTTCACCTCGCAATTTCCTATAGGAAGCGTGATGATTAAAGCATCGTGGTGCTATTCTGGAGTAGACCCTGCATCTGTTTCATCAAAGGTGACTGACGGCAGATTCTGGTGGTTAATCCTGCAGGAGATTTCTGGCCTGTCTCCTTTAGTTCTAGTTGCGTGCCTCTTAGCTGCTGAATAGGTCAGCCCACACAGTTCCGATCCACCTGTAATAACATTCACAGTTCTAATGCAGTGAGGAGGAGAAGATGGCAGAACCTGATCTGCTGAGTTTACTCTGGTTGTGTTTCTGGGTAGGAGGTGATCCAGGTTTCCATGGTCATAgtggaatttgacttcctttctaAGGGAGTGGCATTCGTCAGTGTTGTGGGTGTTGCTGCCATGGAAATCACATTTCTTTGCCCGTGTCCCTGCTGCTGCTGGGGTTTCCTTCTGGAAGTTTTGGCCATCTGACTCTGCGTCCCAGCTCCTTCAAGGCTTTGAACAGTCCTGCAAGATTGGTGGTGAAACCATACTCACTTACTTTCGGAGGTAGATCTGCTTCGCTCTTTCCTTCACTATTTCCAGATACTCTGTTCACGTCCTGCTGTAGGGTTTGGGTCTTTCACTCTTCTTCTCTACTGGAGCTTTTCTGGATACTGGGTCTGAGTCATAAGTGCCTCTTGCAGGTGCAGAGTCTTCCTCCAACCTCATGATGGCAATTGCCTTTGATTTTACCTCCTCAAAGGTAGTGCATGGATGCATGGTCTGGTCCTTGTATAGCTGTGAATCCTGGTGCAATCCTCGGCGAaaggcttgtatagcggttgctatatcgCACCTCGGAATTgacactttctccttgttgaacctgTTCAAGTAATCACGGGTAGACTCCTCAAACCCTTGTACTATCCGGTAGAGGTCACTGGTCTGCTTCTCTGGCTTCCTGCtggttgaaggcattgactaGGTCGGCGAAGCTGGATATGCTTTTGTTCGGTAGGCCGACGAACCACTGCAGGACTGCTCCTAACAGTGTTGATCTGAATCCCTTgcacatacaagcttcctttagagatccagttgctgttatcaccatcattttctgcttgtagtggttgatatggtcaagtggatctgtggttccatcatagagtGTCATAGCTGGCGGCACACATCCTTCAGGAACACCGATTAGGGCTATGTCATCCACGAATGGGGAGTCTGCGTAGCTGTCTTTGGCTGCTTTCTCCAACGGACGGGCTACGCATGGTATCCTATACATCAGCTCCCTCAGCTCCTGGTATTGTTGTTCCAACGAATTACCTGCTCCTGCAAGAGGGTTATAAACAGGTAGGAAAGAACTAGCAGGTGTGCCTCCTAGCCAGGGTGCTCCGGGAAATTGGCCTGGTCTTTGGGTGTGATTCTTGGTGTTGCACCGATTATGGATCCAGCCGCCATCTGGTGTCTCTTTGTAATCCTCCGATCCAGGCTCCACTAGTGAACTGGTTGCAGAATGGAATTGCTGCATTGAGGACAGGTCCAAATTGCCATCCTGgtgtctggtgtgcgggggtaccTGAAAAGGGTGGAAGGTCAGATCCTGATGGGGTGCTAAACAAAGCGTTACCTGTTGTCTGCTGCAGACTGGGTGGATTGTCAAATGATAGGCATCCCAATCCTCTGGGCTCAATTGGCTCGCTGGGTGCTATTCCTGCTAGGTCTAGTCTGGTGACTAGTTCTGATGGAATTGATCGACCCGATCCTCCACCGCTGGTCCTGGTCGGCGCCTCTGGTGCTGATGCTGGTTTGGGTGGACTGCCGTTACGATCTGAGCAATCAGGTTCTGGTTGTCCTTCCTCAGATCCTCAACGGCCCGACGCAGAGTGTCCATCCCCTGAATCATCACCTGCATCGGATCAAGCGCTGGAGATCCTCTGCTTCGGAGAACTTCTGCGCCTAAGCCTTCCTGGGTCTGGCCTCTGGATACAGCTTCAATTCTGCTGGGGCTGCTTTCCCTACTGGATTTGGATTGACCGGATGCACCTGCTGCCTTTGGTATCTGCGGTGGCTTCTGAGGTTGTTGCATGGCTCTGGTCGACATGCTGACGAGGATTGTCTGGCTGGACGCTGGGGATGCACTGACTGATCCTGCAGATGCAGAAGCAAGTCCTGCTCCAGAAGACAGGGCTGACATGCTCTGGCTGCTGAAAGGATTCTGGCTGGTTCCAGACATGGTGACGGCTGGTTCGGTCTTGCGAGATTTGGCTATAGAAAATTATCACTAtgcccccacggtgggcgccaaattgtttttGTAAGAATTTACCGATTATGATTTAAttttgtgagtgatagtgattattcTTAATGCCAATTATGATCTAAATGCAATGATGAGAATAACGAAATAGAGACAAACGAAAAGAATAacacggaggatttttggtgacgcggaaaacccgatgtgggaacaaccgcggggggagtctgaatcccaccaactttgcactataatcgagattAAATActcaagtaaggaaatacaattaTTTTGCTAGAGAATTATGGCCAAGTGTAGACGGGATTTTGAGGATTAATGTGTTGCTTGTGGTAATTTCGAATGCCCCTTGAGTGTTACTCTCCTCTTGTTTATATAGTTGTTGTTGAATGCTAGGGTTGAGTCAACAACATCCTCTTAATTTCTGCTCCTGAATTCCTGCGTCGGTTACACCAAAATAGGAGGTGGTTGCTTGACTCATTCAATGCCCCATTAGTTGCTCCTTTAAATTCCCCATTAAATATTCCTTTATCTTAGGACTAGCTGTTATTGACTTTTTCCATGGAATGTTCCAATCTTCATATTCCCCATTTCTGCATCTGCGTCCAGGTTCTTCCGAGCCAGAATCTGCTCCTGATTTTCAGCCTTCAATCCCCAAATAATAGGTAACCGTTGTTGACCCATTTATTTCATCATTTGCTCATTATGCTAAAGATTTCTTGTTGACTCATCTTATGGTCCATATCGCAACACGTAATCAATCCTTCCCACTTGGTTTCGTCCAATGAATAGATGCCACGTCATTACTTAATAAATTTGTAATTTTTATCCCTAACACCCAACACCTTCATTCGAAAGGAAAACACGTAACATTTTCGTGATCAACATAGTTTCATTCATGATTTCATATACATATTTACATCACCCGTAAGAGAATCTAGACAAAGTTGGTCAATCGTGCCAGTGATTCTACTATGTCTTGGTGGCACCAACTGCGAAAATCGATCCCTCAATACACGCTTACAAGCTCGGGAGAATCAAGACATGTACAGATTCTCACGGCCttatttacaaaatgaattatacAGAATTTACAAAGAGAAGAAGAAATGCACTCAAAAAAGTGTAAGCCGCACCTTGGACGCCTACATTGAGCACTTTGTACACTGAGATCAAAACTAATTAAGAATGGTAATCACCTTGATCTGAGAAACTGAGACACTAATTCGGCGGGGGCTTGAACGAAACAAAGTTAAATAGTGGTCATGAAGGGGTAGACGAGAAAATAATGGTTTGACCAAGCACAAAAAGAACGAGCGAAAGCTCAATGGCAAAGATCTTGTTTAAAAGGGTTCGATCCGCGACCTATCCATACAAGGTGATTCCTCCTGGATTTGTCTGCAGATACATCACTGCAAATGCTAGTCAGTATGACGAGGTTGAATTGACAATTTGACATCAGAATTCTAATATCGCACATATGTAAATGTATGATACTGATACATATAAAAAGCACATGCAACAGTTATCGAATGGCAATTTAGTACTAAAAGTTAAATAAGTAATGAGACATACCAAAAGATTGCCTCTTGTTATAAGAGGAAACTGATGCAAAATGGGAATGATTACGAACAGTAATACCATCCATGGATTCCAAATCACTCTCAGAGCAGTTTGAAGACAACGAGATCATGGAAATAGAACGTCGAGTTCCTTCAAACGATTTGCAGGTTACCAAAGCATGCCATTTGCATGCAATAGCACCAATTCCCTCACAACTTCACTTTTACCCTTTGTTTGGGTCAAGGGATTTGGTGTATAAGGAAGGGAAACAATTCCCTTGTTTGGGTAGTGTTAGGCCCAAATTAGCTTGGTCTGACTTCAGTCTAGCCTGGCACAATTAGACTGATTGGGGCAACCAAAGTTCAGGCAAATACAATTATTGTATTACAGGCAAAGAACACCAGAGGATAAGCAAGCTATCAGACCCAGAAGGAAAGACCTGATAACAAGCATAGAGTAGCCTGATGGAACTCTCCAGCAGGATGAATTAATCAGCAGACAGGTAGGACAGTTATGCATATGTCATATTCTCACGAAAGACCAAGTCCAAGCACAAGAATATGCTACTCCCATAAATCACAACGTGCAAAAGGAGAAGAATAGAAAGTTGTTGAGGAAGAACAGGTCAACcagattaatagggaatgtgccctattaatcaggaAATGATTCCAACAACCAAAATGAACGTTGGATGGAGCATAACGTTAGATAGAAAGGTTATAAATAGGATGGAGGAATGCTTGTAGAGGAGACAACAAAAACATATGAGATACATACAATTTATCAATTATCTTACCGTTTATTCAATCTCTTATTCCCATATTATTGTTCAATTTATCCAAGGAATATAAACAATATTTTTCATTCTTCATCTTTTTCATTCATTAACTTATATTTTTGTCTCAAATATTGGAACTAGATACCTACGCTACTTAATCATCAGGCCGGATCCTTACAGGGGAAATCCTgctaaaataattggcgcccaccgtggggcatctagttcactAATCAAAAAAATCTTTTCTTTTATCATTTTCCATTTagtattcacacacaaaaatggtagaactTACCCCAGAGCAACAATTGGCCGTTGCCTTGGCTAAAATCAAAGAACTGGAAACAATTCAAGAAAAAGCAGTTCAAGTAGAGGCCGAGATCACTAGGCTTAAGGAATTAGAGTCTAGCTTGAGAAATATGTTGGAAAGtcaggcttcaggctccaaaaccagattcgagccaggaaccccattctcatccatcatcaaGCAAATTGACTTCTCCAGTTTTGGAACTCCTGAGAAAGATACCTCCTCTAGCCCACAAGTTATTCCTGACAACGAAACAAACAAGACTGtggcagcaataatgatggccatgcttcagaAAATCCAGAAACTCCACAACaagatagaaaatatacccggagtgccaGATCCTGTAGCTGAGGTGGAAGTTGATAGCTTTGCTAACTCAccttttgcagatgaaattgcaaagattgatctccccaagaaatttaccgtcccatctATGAGAACCTATGAggggacctctgattcacaaaaccaCGTTGCTATATTTAAACAGAAGATGTTAGCcacctcaatacccagtgaactcaggcaggtttGCATGTGTCAAGGCTTTGGTACTACCCTGACTGGAGCAGCATTGACTGGAGCAGCATTGCAGTGGTTCATCAAcctcccaaatggaagtatcaagaactTTGCAGACttggtcaatgccttcaatcaacagtttgcaagcagcagagacatggctAAGAGACCCAGTAACTTGTTCAGGGTAAAGCAGCTTCCTGAAGAGTCCCTCAAAGAATTCCAgaccagatttgtcaaagaaaaagtgGTCATTCCTAGGTGCGACGAAGAAACAGCAgtagaagctttcaggcaaggagttttgcttgacagtgacatctatccAGATCTAACCAAAAGggcatgtccaacctttgccactgttcagtCCATCGCCTTggagcatgtcagattggaagaagatctcaacttcagaactaactcatccggaggaaagcaaagcTATAGCCACACTAACAGGAAGAGCTTCTACCAGAAAGGAAACAACCACAAATCAACACCCTATTCCAGACCTGAACGATGTGAAGTCAATGTGGCACaggaacacaaaggtaacctttctagcctaccaactattcctgaatataacttttcTAAAAATACTGcaggtgtaatacccgcccttttaggtaCCCTTTGACCATCTTTGACTGTCCTTGGGaacgggagtagtcttagaaaagtatgccaaaaacctgtttgagctgcgtgtaagagtggtactcgatagagtagaggctactcgatcgagtagctagggcactcgatcgagtagggggccactcgatcgagtaggttgggtactcgatcgagtgccgggatttcagcgagggttttatatcgcgttttgttaaatccgcatatcacttccgccactttcctcctatccttgatcgcccctttcccttccctttcacctcaaaacctccatggatgcctcttgaagattcttatgccttaggagggcgtcccttgagtcgggtagcggtcttttgccttgtctctccctaatgggtatgtcataatcatcatccgtgcctttgtctctatagttagggtttgcttgtagtaatagatatttgtatggtggttataggctttgcttggtcgctggatatgttatccgtcggcatggattggttgcggttgcttaaagg is a genomic window containing:
- the LOC141629999 gene encoding uncharacterized protein LOC141629999 yields the protein MPSTSRKPEKQTSDLYRIVQGFEESTRDYLNRFNKEKVSIPRCDIATAIQAFRRGLHQDSQLYKDQTMHPCTTFEEVKSKAIAIMRLEEDSAPARGTYDSDPVSRKAPVEKKSERPKPYSRTSWDAESDGQNFQKETPAAAGTRAKKCDFHGSNTHNTDECHSLRKEVKFHYDHGNLDHLLPRNTTRVNSADQVLPSSPPHCIRTVNVITGGSELCGLTYSAAKRHATRTKGDRPEISCRINHQNLPSVTFDETDAGSTPE